A section of the Legionella busanensis genome encodes:
- a CDS encoding TraV family lipoprotein, producing MRASVMCLIFLMAVLSSGCGTMNSNFSCNATAGDSCLSIEQVDAMTRFADDARPALVRQSQSKIDAHANKPQGHLVKLSSGQSVWVTQQSEAQS from the coding sequence ATGAGAGCAAGTGTAATGTGTTTGATTTTCCTGATGGCTGTACTGTCTTCAGGGTGCGGCACGATGAATTCCAATTTCAGTTGCAATGCGACCGCAGGCGACAGTTGTTTATCCATTGAGCAGGTCGATGCTATGACGCGCTTTGCGGATGACGCAAGGCCAGCTCTGGTAAGGCAGAGCCAGTCTAAAATAGATGCTCACGCCAACAAGCCGCAAGGGCACTTAGTTAAGCTTTCTTCTGGTCAATCGGTGTGGGTGACACAACAAAGCGAGGCGCAATCATGA
- a CDS encoding TrbI/VirB10 family protein, which produces MRCFFAFREAAMANGHFNKLVKGRQIRTLIVAGSCLFLIVALMVVLLVDGRPKKSAAIKKAANLTGIVDESFTNAIADNALTAQQSELESLKKELKDLTKHIKAMGEEHHQQLQAQKEAFTSQLTTLMLANQEKATPTEQQNTSAELQDVQNPKLWHKPTTYAMNNVMTTGTTLSDATPRIHTVSFRPKRHVNQRHPNNYLNPAHYVPSNTSVRAVILGGADADASVNGQSKNNGVMLFKFLEDGTLPNGARSRLKGCRVSANSYGDISSERAFATLYRLSCAHPGQPIIDKEVTGWVFFNGKVGIKGQPLMRDNKVMTWAGVSGALSGIASAAQYAQSIQNIGPYGASSVVPSSQIAPFAAYGGASKAADTLSAYYVKRAEQYHPVIQVGSGNIVTIVFKDGFYLEPDEDKRQHALNQIKSQNAEGLITSQEGTSEMNFTVPPEVLGKINRANMLSRNEVGGLR; this is translated from the coding sequence GTGCGATGCTTTTTCGCGTTCAGGGAGGCAGCCATGGCTAATGGGCACTTTAATAAATTAGTTAAAGGTCGCCAAATTCGAACATTAATTGTGGCGGGTAGTTGTCTTTTTTTAATTGTAGCTTTGATGGTTGTGTTACTTGTTGATGGGCGTCCTAAAAAGAGCGCAGCGATTAAAAAAGCAGCGAATTTAACAGGCATCGTGGACGAATCATTTACCAATGCCATAGCAGACAACGCCTTAACGGCCCAACAAAGTGAGCTTGAATCACTTAAAAAAGAACTTAAGGATTTAACAAAACATATTAAAGCCATGGGTGAGGAACATCATCAGCAATTGCAAGCCCAAAAGGAAGCGTTCACATCTCAGTTAACAACGCTGATGTTGGCGAATCAAGAAAAAGCAACGCCTACAGAGCAGCAAAATACCTCTGCTGAACTACAAGACGTGCAAAACCCTAAGCTTTGGCATAAACCAACAACCTATGCCATGAATAACGTCATGACGACAGGTACTACCTTATCGGATGCCACACCTCGCATTCACACGGTCTCTTTTCGACCTAAACGACACGTTAATCAACGACACCCTAACAATTACTTAAATCCAGCTCACTATGTGCCATCTAATACCTCTGTTAGAGCCGTTATTCTGGGAGGTGCTGATGCAGATGCCTCAGTCAATGGGCAGTCTAAGAATAATGGCGTGATGCTCTTTAAGTTCTTAGAAGATGGCACGTTGCCAAATGGTGCCCGCTCGCGTCTTAAAGGGTGTCGCGTGAGTGCTAATTCTTATGGGGATATTTCAAGTGAGCGTGCGTTTGCCACGCTTTACCGTTTGTCCTGCGCCCATCCAGGTCAGCCTATTATTGATAAAGAAGTAACAGGCTGGGTGTTTTTTAATGGTAAGGTAGGGATTAAGGGTCAACCGTTAATGCGGGACAACAAGGTGATGACATGGGCCGGTGTAAGTGGTGCTTTGTCTGGTATTGCATCCGCTGCCCAATACGCCCAAAGCATTCAAAATATTGGGCCTTATGGTGCGAGCTCGGTGGTGCCTTCAAGTCAAATTGCACCTTTTGCCGCCTACGGCGGGGCATCAAAAGCGGCGGATACCTTGTCAGCCTATTACGTTAAACGTGCCGAGCAATATCACCCGGTCATTCAGGTAGGCTCAGGCAATATCGTGACTATTGTGTTTAAAGATGGCTTTTATTTAGAACCTGATGAAGACAAACGCCAACATGCGCTTAATCAAATCAAATCGCAAAATGCAGAAGGACTTATTACCTCTCAAGAGGGTACATCAGAGATGAATTTTACAGTTCCTCCTGAAGTGTTGGGCAAGATTAATAGGGCCAATATGTTGAGTCGCAATGAAGTAGGAGGTTTGCGATGA
- the traK gene encoding type-F conjugative transfer system secretin TraK, which yields MRKPLSIALALLTGVVMGASSISVKDNSDIAVTLATTNYNRLVVKNDKIVEAVFPPDSMAIKRDEQDGSVYVMLSTAQPFTLFLTTEAGRHFSMTLTGEETLGKTIELIPEQPRFANATSNATKSNAKSVSHHAVPQAIFAMLSHMEQQKPFADVKVKRQFGKVERWSQGLTLLPRESWDGRLLKGEAIELYNGGKAPLALNEDWFVNVGTLAVKVSKSTLNPGERAMLFRVQGGSHG from the coding sequence ATGCGTAAGCCATTAAGTATTGCATTGGCTTTGTTAACAGGCGTAGTAATGGGTGCCAGTAGTATCTCAGTCAAAGATAACAGTGATATCGCAGTGACCCTTGCCACGACTAATTACAATCGTCTTGTGGTAAAAAACGACAAAATCGTGGAAGCAGTTTTTCCACCCGATAGTATGGCGATTAAGCGTGATGAGCAAGACGGCTCGGTGTATGTGATGTTGTCTACAGCGCAGCCGTTTACCTTGTTTTTAACCACAGAAGCCGGGCGGCATTTTTCCATGACCTTAACAGGTGAAGAGACGCTAGGCAAAACCATTGAGTTAATTCCAGAACAGCCTAGGTTTGCTAATGCAACATCCAATGCGACTAAAAGCAATGCTAAATCCGTGAGTCATCATGCTGTACCACAAGCCATTTTTGCCATGCTTAGCCATATGGAGCAACAAAAGCCATTTGCGGATGTGAAAGTAAAGCGCCAATTTGGGAAAGTTGAGCGCTGGTCTCAAGGATTAACCCTTTTGCCCCGTGAATCCTGGGATGGCCGCCTGCTAAAAGGTGAAGCTATTGAGCTTTATAACGGGGGAAAAGCCCCTCTAGCGTTAAATGAAGATTGGTTTGTAAACGTTGGAACGCTTGCTGTTAAAGTCTCAAAGTCTACGCTTAATCCTGGCGAGCGTGCGATGCTTTTTCGCGTTCAGGGAGGCAGCCATGGCTAA
- the traC gene encoding type IV secretion system protein TraC, whose translation MSLKIARWRDKAREFLYKASQGLGETVSIKPESLLTQQKAHESLTLDLPSIKSLLPYETVSQEGFFINRNSMGFGLALMPLSGADESLMKSLAQLFKNKLSVGTDCTVLLYKHPWLLDQLSQNYEPILKQGGIFADLARLSLNYHLKAIKKGYKNGRNIPAGLSDYSAYLFISRPIEAGIEEQLQVLRDDFESELKVAGFGFKRCSALEFKTLMRAFISPNFEEFSWPQVEDNPGLISEAIPNPTTVIEIGNEKIEASIVDNDGTLQRTKMINCEVVGFPDAPFALWQTPDLFANLLHPEQGINCPFLLSFTIRGVNQEKMKARAKSNAKSLTANNNALQAFINPSIREEASEWQAVHEGASKGELALFPTFYNVILYTTESKAREHVAKAIASFRHLGFTLSPSRCKQWLCFLGSLPFMLTEGLFSSLELLGMTKKLTHFNVANLMPVIADFKGARQGLIVPTYRHQLFYLNTFDDRVLPITNFNRLTVASTGAGKSFFEQAQILDGLSRGQQIFVIDLGGSYKHLCGMVGGSYIDASTLALNPFTLFDFDGVTDIKGEQVNDYIQIRDLLAIMASPSEALGEVQKSWLLDAVVDCWKEHGRHATMDNILACLQRMLDKPQSHGEQRLKDLLILLGKYGSSGIYGHLFNGNTPLLNNANFVVLEMGELESNPELLTIVMFVMIVIIQGQFYHSDRQREKRCIIDEAWRFLANGSNPVAASFIEQGFRTARKHRGGFAVITQNLLDTMNTLQGRAIAASSDTKIIMRQGSFKEYLEEHPNHFSALQARVIDSFGEAKTQGFSNLMIQFGNVTTFHRYFCDPFLRVLFSTSGEEVSAIESLMREGMILADAVREVAKHYYGDELCD comes from the coding sequence ATGAGCTTAAAGATTGCGCGGTGGCGCGATAAAGCACGCGAATTTCTCTATAAGGCAAGTCAGGGATTAGGGGAGACCGTGAGTATAAAGCCTGAGTCTCTTTTAACGCAGCAAAAAGCACACGAGTCGCTTACGCTCGATTTGCCATCCATTAAAAGTCTTCTGCCTTATGAAACAGTAAGTCAGGAGGGATTTTTTATAAACCGCAACTCCATGGGGTTTGGGTTGGCACTCATGCCTCTAAGTGGCGCGGATGAATCTTTAATGAAAAGCTTGGCGCAACTGTTTAAAAACAAACTTTCGGTAGGCACTGATTGTACCGTGCTCTTATATAAACATCCGTGGCTGCTAGACCAGCTCTCCCAAAACTATGAGCCTATTTTAAAGCAAGGTGGCATTTTTGCAGACCTTGCACGCTTGAGTCTTAACTATCATTTAAAGGCCATTAAAAAAGGTTATAAAAATGGCCGCAATATACCTGCGGGTTTAAGTGATTATAGTGCTTATCTTTTTATTTCACGGCCCATAGAGGCGGGTATTGAAGAGCAACTTCAGGTTTTACGAGACGATTTTGAATCTGAACTTAAAGTCGCAGGTTTTGGTTTTAAGCGATGCAGCGCGCTTGAATTTAAGACGTTGATGCGCGCTTTCATTTCACCCAATTTTGAAGAATTTTCCTGGCCTCAAGTTGAAGACAATCCTGGTTTAATAAGCGAGGCCATCCCAAATCCAACCACTGTCATTGAAATTGGCAATGAGAAGATTGAGGCATCCATTGTCGATAACGATGGCACATTGCAGCGCACAAAAATGATTAATTGTGAAGTGGTCGGCTTTCCTGACGCCCCTTTTGCCCTATGGCAAACGCCTGATTTGTTTGCCAATTTGTTACACCCTGAACAGGGGATTAATTGTCCTTTCTTACTTTCATTTACTATTCGAGGGGTTAACCAAGAAAAGATGAAAGCGCGCGCCAAATCAAACGCTAAGTCCTTAACCGCGAACAACAATGCCCTTCAAGCTTTTATTAACCCGTCAATTCGTGAAGAGGCGAGCGAGTGGCAGGCTGTTCATGAAGGAGCAAGCAAAGGGGAGCTTGCTCTTTTTCCAACGTTTTATAACGTCATTCTTTATACGACAGAGTCAAAGGCGCGTGAGCATGTTGCCAAAGCAATAGCAAGTTTTAGGCATTTAGGTTTCACACTAAGTCCCAGTCGTTGTAAGCAGTGGCTCTGCTTCTTAGGTAGTTTGCCTTTCATGCTCACAGAAGGGCTTTTTTCAAGCCTTGAGCTTTTAGGTATGACCAAAAAACTCACTCATTTTAATGTGGCAAATCTCATGCCTGTGATCGCCGATTTTAAGGGTGCGCGCCAAGGGCTAATTGTACCGACTTATCGCCACCAGCTTTTCTATTTAAATACCTTTGATGACCGGGTGTTACCCATTACCAATTTTAATCGGTTAACAGTAGCAAGTACTGGTGCTGGTAAATCCTTCTTTGAGCAAGCACAAATTCTAGATGGGCTGTCACGTGGACAGCAAATTTTTGTTATCGATTTAGGGGGTTCTTATAAGCATTTATGTGGGATGGTTGGCGGGAGTTACATTGATGCATCAACGTTAGCGCTAAATCCTTTTACGCTCTTTGATTTTGATGGGGTAACTGATATTAAGGGTGAGCAGGTCAACGATTATATTCAAATCAGGGATTTGCTAGCGATTATGGCAAGTCCATCAGAGGCTTTGGGGGAGGTGCAAAAGTCATGGCTTTTAGATGCAGTGGTTGACTGCTGGAAAGAGCACGGCAGACACGCCACCATGGATAATATTTTAGCTTGTTTGCAAAGGATGTTAGACAAGCCTCAATCTCACGGTGAGCAACGGCTTAAGGATTTACTTATTTTGCTCGGCAAGTATGGAAGTTCAGGCATTTATGGTCATCTCTTTAACGGTAATACACCGCTTTTAAATAACGCTAATTTTGTCGTGCTTGAAATGGGCGAGCTTGAATCAAATCCGGAGCTTTTGACGATTGTCATGTTTGTAATGATTGTCATTATTCAAGGGCAATTTTACCACTCTGATAGACAGCGTGAAAAACGCTGCATTATTGATGAAGCCTGGCGGTTTTTAGCCAATGGCTCCAATCCTGTGGCAGCAAGTTTTATCGAGCAAGGCTTTCGAACGGCACGAAAACACCGGGGCGGCTTTGCAGTCATTACCCAAAATCTTCTAGACACGATGAACACTCTACAAGGACGTGCGATTGCAGCAAGTAGTGATACCAAAATCATTATGCGTCAGGGTTCGTTTAAGGAGTACCTAGAAGAACATCCCAATCATTTTAGTGCACTTCAAGCACGGGTTATTGACTCCTTTGGGGAAGCCAAAACACAAGGCTTTTCTAATTTAATGATTCAATTTGGCAATGTGACTACGTTTCATCGTTATTTTTGTGACCCCTTCTTGCGCGTTCTTTTTTCCACCTCAGGGGAAGAGGTAAGTGCTATTGAGTCTTTGATGAGAGAGGGCATGATCCTAGCTGACGCTGTGCGAGAGGTAGCAAAGCATTACTATGGGGATGAATTATGCGATTAA